Genomic DNA from Halomonas sp. BDJS001:
CGGTGGCTTACGCCACTGAAGCGGGGCAGTTTCAGGGGCAGGGTTTGCAGACAATAATTCTTGGCCCTGGCAGCATCGCCCAGGCGCATCAGCCCGATGAATATGTCGATATTGAGCAGCTTGAAGCGTGCGAGGATTTTCTAGCCAAAATGGGCAGGGCGCTGGAAAGGCCCGCTGAAGCAAGTTAATGGCCACACAATAAAAATCCCACCCGGTTAAAGGGGTGGGATTTCTGGCGTTACCATTTCAGTGCTGAGGATGTTGTTCAAACAGCTCAGCTTTGGCATGGCGCATCACATCTTCGCACGCCTGCTGTTGGGCTAACTGCGTTAGCAGGCGTTGAGTTACTTCAAAGCCCTTGCCTAAGCAAGTATCGACTTCCTGTTGGCTAACCGCTGGCGTCACGCGGTAATCGATTTTTACCGTGCGCCCGCCACCTTCCAGCCGATCCGCAACTCCCCTGAGTCGCCACGCGATTTTCTCTTTCCAAGTTGCTGATTCTTCCGCGCCTTCGTTTACGCTAAACGTGCACTGCCATTCCGGTTTAAAGACCTTCATAGGAGAACCTCCAAAAATTTTGGAAAGAATGATCGATCGTGTTTCGTACCCCATCGTCTGAATGTATTGCCCCACCACTATATACCTAACGCAGCATAAATATCGAACAATAGTCATACACGTCGGGCGACGCGCATAGGGCGTATCGGTTAGGCTATAAAAGATGTGACTAACGAGCTTTTCTATGACCTCCACAACTGACCCAAGTTGCCCCTGTGGTAGCCCATTAACGCTTGATAAGTGCTGTGGCCGTTATCACCAAGGCGAACTTGCCCCTACGCCTGAAGCTTTGATGCGCTCTCGCTATGCGGCTTTTGTGCTAGGGCTTAGCGACTACCTGTTGGCGACATGGCATCCCTCTACCCGCCCTGCAGAGCTTGCGCCGGATCCTGACGCTAAGTGGAAGTCGCTATTCATCATCTCCGCAGAACCGCCGATTGAGAATATCGGTTACGTGCATTTTCGTGCCTGTTTTTATGAAAGGGGGCGCGTGCAAAAAGGATGGCACGTGTTAGAAGAGGTCTCCCGCTTCGTTAACGAGCAGCAACGCTGGTGGTATATAGACGGAACACCCACGCTTACTCGACTGAAACCACGCCGAAACGCCCCGTGCTTATGTGGTAGTGGGCGTAAATTAAAGGTATGTTGCGGTGAATAGCGACATCGTTCAGCCTCAGAAAGCCGAACCGCAATGGTATCTTTATTTGTTGGAGTGCCAGCGCGGCACCTATACGGGGATTACCAACAACCTGGCGAAGCGCTACCAGGCGCACTGTACGGGTAAAGGGGCGCGCTACACCCGTGCCAACCCTCCCGTTGCGCTGCTGGGTGCCGAACCGTTTAATGACCGCGCGGCCGCAAGCCGGGCTGAATACCAGTTAAAGCAACAAACGCCAAGCCAAAAGCGCCGCTGGGC
This window encodes:
- a CDS encoding YchJ family protein, which translates into the protein MTSTTDPSCPCGSPLTLDKCCGRYHQGELAPTPEALMRSRYAAFVLGLSDYLLATWHPSTRPAELAPDPDAKWKSLFIISAEPPIENIGYVHFRACFYERGRVQKGWHVLEEVSRFVNEQQRWWYIDGTPTLTRLKPRRNAPCLCGSGRKLKVCCGE
- a CDS encoding GIY-YIG nuclease family protein; this encodes MNSDIVQPQKAEPQWYLYLLECQRGTYTGITNNLAKRYQAHCTGKGARYTRANPPVALLGAEPFNDRAAASRAEYQLKQQTPSQKRRWAKQWPVQLDAD